CTGCAAGTATATTTTGTAAATACTGGCTTTCTGTCCcagtttgtgggtttgtttattggggttttttttgagtatGCTTGGCTGATTTGAAAATAGGAGTAAAAGTTGTAAGGGATAGaatgcaaagaaagcaaagttcACAATTAGAATTCCAGCTTAATTaattttggtgatttttttccaagtcAGGTTTGCAAGTTTTTTTCCAATGATTCTATCAATATTTTTATGTAACCATTATTGTATGGTGGAAATGATAATTTATTGGGGCATCTGTTGGGTTTCCAGGGAGCATGACCTGTGTGTTGTGCTATTCTTGCTAGACAGGACCATGCATCAAAGATAATTCAACAGGCTGGAGTATTTTGTAGACTCTGCTCAGAAACAGCCTGAGGCAAGTTAGCACGCAGTCTCTTGCTGcctctttattttccactaGCCATGAACATGTGCATCTCTCAAgtctgagattaaaaaaaggagAGCCTTGGTTTTCCTACCTCACTTCCCAAAGTGTAAAGaaaattatctgaaaaaaaaaaacccaccactaaGCCACCCCTTGTTGTCGAGTTCTTCCCCTCGAGAAAAATGCCTTTCTCTCCCAGCCCTGACATGTTTAACACAGCAAACATACATGTTCTCTTGGTGTAGGAGCATTATCCAAAAATATTGTCCTTTCCAATAAACAGAACCTCTTCTTGTACTGGTATTTATCATTTGTCTGTCTAGACTCTCATAAATCAGACATGGCTTTTTGAGCCCCTGTATTCACTGTGgctgttttaaaatatctgatGTTCTCCCATATTCTGATGGTTTAATTTTCCCAATTAAGTGCTGATGCTCTGAGAGGAAGGAGAGCATTACCATTGTAAATGTATCTGTCATTGTCACATAACCTCTCTGTATctcaccctgcagcagcacttgtCTGCCTgtgttgtttgtgttttaatgaaCAGATGCTTCACTGCGTTTCACGGAGTCTATAAATTTCCTAAGACCCCAAATGCTATTCTCAAACTGCCTAAGAATAATAAACCTTTTTCCTCAATGCAGGATCTTACACTTGCAGTTTAGCCCTCTAGTTTGCTGAGCCATTGTGCAGGCATAAATCTGGGCCATGGCTGTCTGAAATAAGGTATGCTAATTATTTATAACATCACATAGCAACCACTCCACATTCTTAACTAGTATTTCATGAGCCAATCAGAGTACTTCTTTCATCCCTTGTTAAGCTTTAGCATCAGCTCAGGAGAAAATCATTTTAGCAGAGTTAACACCATTTAGGTACTACTTCAGATGTACTTTtcatgaatttattttattgaaaaagtTTGTAATGATAATGCACATCTTATTTGTGGCTTTTGTTATTTGTCAGGTTTTTAGAAAAGCAAGAGGGCTCCTGCTGCATGTGCTCCCATTTTTCTAACTTAGAAATAAACAACGAGATGTTTGTACAGCCCTACTTTATAATTTATTGACCATGATTTAAATCCCTTACATTAAAAGTGAATCTTTTAAATCCAGTATAAGGAGCTAAGAATGTAACTTCTGTTCCTGTGTTTGGCAGCCAGCCCCTCTTATCTGTATGAGCATGGCTGAAGAAACCATCAAGCCTTAGTCTATACTGCTTTTAGTAAGGATTCCCCCCcctgccctttttttttccccctccaatTCTGACCATGtacttcttaaaataattttaaggtGTTCAAAATTCTGGTGTATAAAATGCTTATGTATTGCATTAGGCTGCTTTTGAAGTAAACTGATTCCCGAAAGCTGGCAAATTCCTCTGACATTCACCTTCATAGCTGTTCACTCTTTAAATACGTGAAATGTATATGTAGCACTTAAACTAAGTGTTTTACATTAACTGAGTTCGCTCTAGGTCAGTGTTCTCTGTAAGCAGCAAACAAGACATAATCTTCTGTCTGAAAGCTCAGTGGATGCCATAGTAGACTCTCTTGAGATGCAGAAAATGTACATGTCTGATGATTCAGTGTCCAGacagtttctgcttttgaatTATTAAACCACTACATAATCTTAAATAACACCACTGCTGTCATGAAGTATTTTATATGCTAGAGTCTCTAAACCACTGGGTTTTATCCTCTTGTCCctatttaatggaaaaaaggaGAGCATAAGGAGACTTTTGAATGCAGTGGGATAGGTTACTCATACACATGGTGTGGGCAGGTTGCTGTAAAGAGAAAAGTCCTGAGAAAGCCAggaaatttgtatttaaaataggaACAGTGGGAGCCACAGTAGTGTCATTGCTCCTGTCCACCATGGAGGAAAGCCTAATTTGAGTTAGGGCCTGGAATTAGCTGGCAATGCTGAGCACTGCCATCATCACTGCTGGCTTAGTGAACCATAGGGATGTGCTGTATGCTGGGACTGATAAAAGTGATAGTCCGCAGCTCCAGAGGGAAGGCTGATGCGATTGACTTCACAGCATCATCGACTGCCCAGGCacgctctttttttttttcccctaatggTATTTATCTGCACATTCTCTGTTCTCAGGACTTAGTCAATTAATGTAAGTACTGTGCATCCAGTTCTTAGAAACTCATTTACCCAACACATTGTAGTCATTATGGTTTACTGGGTGGAAGGTGCATATTACTATTTTTACCATATATTTGCAGTGCATTTTTACCTATGTTAGTGTAAAACATCAGAAGATCCATTTAAATCTCTTTCTCTGACTTTTCTGTAAACTCCTGGAGaatgttttcctctctcttttgttCCAATGTTTTTGTAACCATAtgttaaaaaaagtttttaagcAAAATAAGGATGAAGAGCCAAGTTCTTACAGTCAAAGGTAAGTATGTGTTGAGCTTTTGTTGTATAAGCTCCTGGAAAATGTAATGGATCTGTCAGGTTGTCTGTGTAGAGACAGGAAGAGAGATTGGTTGCTGCACAGCAAGTGCATCTCAGTTGGACCAGGACTGGACCCTGCAGTGCATTTTCAGCACAGTATCAAGAGACACACGAGTTTGAGTTCAGGATCATCCACTTGTGGTGATGTAGGACATAGTGTAAAAGGGGTGGTATTACCCAAGCAGACACCACAGGTCTGAAGAGGTTAGATGATGACTGGTGGTTGTTATGGGAATTGAAATCACTCTTCATGTCctgtgcttttctgaaagctCATGTGGAGGGCTCGCCAATTGCCACTGCCTCACAGTCCAGGGGAAGCTCAGCATATTGCTCTTCATTGCAGAGAGGGTCAGGACTGTGGACTAGGGAGGAGTAGTCCTGTTTTCCCCAGCGCTTTGGATTTCAGCTTTTCCCGTCTGTTGCCATTTCTGGCATGTTTGCTTATCCAACAGTTCTGGGGGGGTCTTTGTTAGTCTTGCTAGGATTGTCACATAAATTGTGGACATTACATGAAAAGGGGGGGAAATGCACATTCCTGATTCTCCATTTCATTTGCATATTTCTTCCAATTTTTACTCTCAGTTATTCTCTCAAATTATATCCTTTCTTTACCTCGTCTGCTTCCTGTATCTGGATCAGCTCAAATCTTTCAGCTCAGCGGACTATGCACAAAATGTATTTACTGCCACCATGTACTTCTTGCTGACACCTTCTTTATTGTAAATGCTTTCACTCATGTGTCCATGCTAGTCCTAACACTTTGCTGTTTCTATTATAAGATTTTTAGTTACAGATATTACTGGTCATGAGCAGTATGGTCATGTCTCTAAATGCAAACAACGTTCAAAGCTAGACATAAGAATACTTACTATGTTGCATGCAACCCAGTAGCAAGGAAGAGGGTGAGTTAAGGAATTGGTGCaacttttctatttcttgtCGCTAATCTTTTGACGGTGTGTTGGTCACAGTGCCAGAGCCCTTGCTGTTATCCTCATGCTTGCTAACACAGGGAGATCAGTGAGCTTGCAGGCTCCAACCTTTGACACGTGAGAGAAGAGCTGGTGAGCAGACACTATATGCCACTGAAGATACTCTGTTTGTGGCAAGTACACCTGCTTGAGAATTTTCCGTGAAGTATTTTTGTAACAAGCATATGCTTTGTTGACATATTTTTGCATATGTGATTTTATggaatttctgttctttaggATAGTCAGTTTGACTTAATAAGGCCCTGTCCAATTGGAACTGAGTTGGTCTCCTTGAGTAGCGGTGTTGACCAGATAACTTCatgaggtccctttcaacctacTTTAGgttgttagtttgtttgttttttaattggttttgtttaaaactaaGACCCAGAGTaaataatatttacttttttacttcaaaatagACCATCTAAACTTCTAGAAAAAATTTCTCTGCTTCTAAAAAATGTAAACCAGGTCAGTACCCAGCATTAAGTTAAAATTCAAATGCATTTGAGTCAACAGAATGTATTGATTGAAGATagctttttccactgaaaattttgaaggatttttatttcttattcagcataaacagattttttttaaacaagctttTGAAAAATCTCTTGTTTCCTCAGCTCTAGATGGAACTTAATCCTGTGCACAGCAGATTTGGTCCTGCACCACTGAACCCAGTGGGAGTACTGGTAGTGGGAAAGATCATGCTCACAAGGCCAAATCTACTATGTGGCTGATGTGGCATTGATGCAGAGTTATCATACTCGTCCCTGTCTCAGTATATGATATATGCATTTAGGGAGTGTTCCTCACATCTTGCATGAAAGGCAGGTAACTCTGAGAAACAAATTTTCAGTAGCTAAATCTGTAACTTCCATCATAGTGGAAAAGTCTGTTTGGGTAAGATGAGCTGTATCACTTAGgatgtgcctttttttttgatCAGGTGCTATAGTTGAAACATGAACAAATCTGTTCAGGTTTGTGATAAAGGCACAGATTGGGGGAATGGGTTTTTTCTGTGTAGTATTCCTATGTGGAAAAACAGTTTAGGCATCCAGAGTAACAGCCACTGTTGTACACGTGACTGGGCATTATAATAAATAGTTCTGGTGAACTGggatataaatatttaattcgaagaaaaaaagtgaaatgtttcCACTGACACCCTTTGGCTTCCAGTAATTCCATCTTGTATCTTAAGGTCGCCTGCAGAATGGAAGTGACTAGaagttctctctctctctctctctcttttctttttaacgCTCCATTAATGGCCTCCTTTCTATTTAATTAATAATTGACATGTCTGAAGTGtaagagagaaatgggaaaacaaacagacaagAGAATGCCTAACAAAATGCTTTACTGGAGTTGTTTGTTCATCATATTCCAGCTTGCACATTgggaaaaccagctttttgtTGGGGAGGGAGGAGCCAGAGAGTCCTCCTGTATGGTTTTATGTACTCCCTGATATATGTTTACTGTCATTTCTAGGAGTTCCAACACCCAGTCCAGAAATCCTTCGACATACCTTGAATATGCTTGTACGGGAGAGGAAAATATACCCAACTCCAGATGGCTATTTCATTGTAACCCCACAGACTTACTTTATAACACCATCTCTCATACGAACTAACAGTAAATGGTACCATTTGGACGAGAGGATACCTGACAGGTCTCAATGTACCTCTCCACAACAAGGAACTATAACTCCCTCCACCTCGGGATGCGTCAGGGACCGAACACTACCCAAAAACCACTGCGACTCCTGCCATTGTTGCAGAGAAGACATGCACAGCATGCATGCATCTACCCTACAGAGGAAATCAGCAAAAGACTGTAAAGACTCATACTGTCCTCCTTCATTATGTCAAGTCCCCCCTACTGAGAAAAGTAAAAGTACTGTCAATTTTTCATATAAAGCAGAGACACTCACAAAGCCTAAGGATGTAGAAAAGCAGTCTAAGAAATTCGGACTCAAATTATTCCGGTTAAGTTTTAAGAAGGACAAGACAAAACAGTTGGCAAATTTCTCTGCCCAGTTTCCTCCAGAGGAGTGGCCGCTAAGGGACGAGGACACTCCTACCACTATACCTAGAGAGGTAGAAATGGAGATTATCAGGCGCATTAACCCAGACTTGACTGTGGAAAATGTCATGAGGCACACTGCACTAATGAAGAaacttgaagaagaaaaagctcaaCGAAGCAAAGCAGGATCTTCAGCTCACCACAGTGGACGAAGTAAAAAGAGCAGGAATCACAGAAAGTCTCATGGGAAATCGAGGTCACACAGCAAGACTCGGGTGTCCAAAGGAGACCCATCAGATGGCTCTCATTTGGATATACCTGCTGAAAGGGAATATGAGTTCTTTGATCCCTTGACTCGATCCCCACGGGAAGGCTGTTTTATAATAGAGCACAAGGGAGATAATTTTATAATGCACAGCAATCCTAACATGATTGAATCTCACTTTCCCATGACACCAGAGTGGGACGTGTCTGGTGAGCTGGCCAAAAGAAGAACTGAAATGCCTTTCCCTGAACCTTCCAGGGGAAGCTCCCACTCCAAGGTCCACCGGAGCCACAGCCATACACAGGATAGAAGATCAAGGAATGAGCGGTCCAGTAAGGCTAAAGAAAGGTCTAGATCCATGGATAACTCCAAGGGACCTCTGGGCTCAGCTACTTTAGGCACACCCGAAGATATGGGTGAAGGCTGTAGCCCAGATGACCAAACAACTAGCCAAACTTACATTGATGATAGTACCTTAAGGCCATCTCAGTCGCTC
The sequence above is a segment of the Lathamus discolor isolate bLatDis1 chromosome 1, bLatDis1.hap1, whole genome shotgun sequence genome. Coding sequences within it:
- the STOX2 gene encoding storkhead-box protein 2 isoform X8; protein product: MSPISQSQFIPLGEILCLAISAMNSARKQVTQEALMEHLTTCFPGVPTPSPEILRHTLNMLVRERKIYPTPDGYFIVTPQTYFITPSLIRTNSKWYHLDERIPDRSQCTSPQQGTITPSTSGCVRDRTLPKNHCDSCHCCREDMHSMHASTLQRKSAKDCKDSYCPPSLCQVPPTEKSKSTVNFSYKAETLTKPKDVEKQSKKFGLKLFRLSFKKDKTKQLANFSAQFPPEEWPLRDEDTPTTIPREVEMEIIRRINPDLTVENVMRHTALMKKLEEEKAQRSKAGSSAHHSGRSKKSRNHRKSHGKSRSHSKTRVSKGDPSDGSHLDIPAEREYEFFDPLTRSPREGCFIIEHKGDNFIMHSNPNMIESHFPMTPEWDVSGELAKRRTEMPFPEPSRGSSHSKVHRSHSHTQDRRSRNERSSKAKERSRSMDNSKGPLGSATLGTPEDMGEGCSPDDQTTSQTYIDDSTLRPSQSLSHQRALISSASYKETCIPEKASGSVETPSSCSLLEQSKPTENLPSYSELNSCTTKSAVDDYFQCNTSSETVLTAPSPLGKNKEDHDTLTGADGLKKMTPAERQSQHIAREPGVHKEESPKGPSSGSVIAGQTPEVIANGRLVQHHSAESSSLDKRKEIFSKDTLFKPLHNTLSVNSYHKSSTPLLKPHQKTPSDTLPVRCEKLEQAIVTSVTQVMPVSQRQQETTGNQEASFDYYNVSDDDDSEEGTNKNAEDEKNRDDVGTMQWLLEREKERDLQRKFEKNLTLLTPKETDNSNNQRATHSARLDSMDSSSITVDSGFNSPRTRESLASNTSSIVESNRRQNPALSPAHGGAGPTFNFRATADPPTSEAEKLQKPANCLQASVTSV